The genomic region CCAGAAGACCAGGCGTTAGTAATCTGGCCTCCATCTACTTCTATATCAATACGTAAATGGCCTTCAATTCTGGTTACGGGGTCAATGGTAACTTTATGGGCCATACTTTATTCCTCCTCTTTTTCTTTTGTTACTACTTTTTTAACTACACCGGCCGCAGCGTGGACGGCAATACCTGCGGCAGCTGCTCCAAGGGCAAATTTACCAATACGTTCGGCCTGACCAACAATACCCATACCAGAAGGCACTTCGGTACCAGGCACATGCTCATAGAACGGAATCATGGTATCCCAGCAGTCTGGCTCTGTACAACCAATACAGCCATGACCAGCTGATACCGGCCAAACCCCAGCATCACAGAAACGGATTACCGGACAATTAGCATAGGTTACAGGGCCTTTGCACCCGACCTTATAAAGACAATAGCCTTTCTTGTGGCCTTCATCGCCAAATTGCTCCACAAAGCGGCCTTCATCAAAGTGAGGACGGCGCTCACAATGATCATGAATTTTTCGCCCATAGGCAAATTTAGGACGCTTAAGATAATCAACCTCTGGGAGTTTATTGAAAGTAAGAATGTAAGCAATAGTGGCCAACAAATTATAACCATTTGGAGGACACCCAGGAACATTGATCAAAGGTTTGTCCTTAACTACATCAGATACTCCTACCACACCAGTAGGATTGGGCGAAGCTGCGGCCACTCCGCCAAAAGAAGCACAGGTACCATAGGCAATAACCATACTCGAGTGCTTGGCCACTTTTTTCAACAGTTCAAGAGTAGTGTGACCAGAAATCTTGCAATAAATTCCTTTGTCTTTTAAGCTTACCCCGCCTTCCACCACACAAATCAGCTTGCCACTGTATTTTTCGAGAGCACGTTCAAGATTTTCTTCCGCCTGATGACCTGCAGCAGCCATAAGGGTTTCATGATATTCAAGAGAAATTAGATCAAGTATTAAACTTGCTACATCAGGATGAGAGGTTCGCAATAGAGCCTCAGTACAACCGGTACATTCTACCAAGTGGAGCCACACAACAGGTGGTCTTGCAGGATCTTTAAGAGCTGCCTCTACTTTAGAAATCATTGAGGATGGGAGCCCCATAGCTGCCGTAGCAATAGTGGCAGCTTTTAAAAAGTCCCTCCTCTTTAGTTTTAGAAGATCATTTGCTAGAAATCGATTCATACCCTGCCTCCTAAATTAAGATTAGGATTTACTTAAATAAATTATTTTAATTTCAACTTTCAATTACATTTCACTATCTACTAACTATTCTTTCGTTATTTTATAGGTTAAACTTTAAAAAAAGTAAAGCTATTTAATTCGTAATTTATAATGTTTTTTGATTACAGTATCGTCTATATTACTTTATAGGATTTAGTATATGATAAGTGCTACCATAATAGGATTAGATAACATCTTATTCCAAGATGAGGGTTTTGGGGTACATTTAATTAAATTTTTAAAGAAAAATTATTCTTTTCCTGAGGGTTTTACTTTGATAGACGGTGGTTGCGCAGGCCTTTCTTTAATTAATTTAATACGTGATAAAGACTTGGTCTTTATAGTAGATGTTTATCTATCTGATAGTCCGCCTGGAACTCTAAAAGTTTTTTCCTGGGAAGAAATAGAAAATTTAGGCGGGCAACATTTTGCCTCTGTACACCAGTTTGGAGTAAAAGACGCCTTAGGATTAGCCAGGCTTTACCATATAAGACCCAAAACATTTAAAGCCTATGCTGTAGTTCCTGAAAGCATGGAACTTGGTACAGAACTAAGTCCTACTCTAAGAAAAAATCTTCCTTTAATTGCCGAAAGAATCGTTAAAGACTTAAGAGAATTAAATTTTGTTATAAGAGAGGAAAACAGCTTATGTGTTTAGGCGTACCGATGAAGCTTATTGAAATAAACTACCCTATAGGCATTGCTGAAGCTGAGGGTGTAAGGAGAGAGATAAACTTACAATTACTTCCTCAAGAAGAAATAAAAGTTGGCGACTATGTAATTGTTCACGTAGGTTTTGCTATTCAAAAAATGTCTCCAGAAGAAGCCGAAGAGACCTGGCGCCTTTTAAAGCAGGTGATGGAACAAAGATATGCATGAGACTTCTCTTGTAATAGCCATGTGTACCCAAATAGAAGAGATGGTCAAGGCTCAAAATGCCCAAAAAGTGGTTTCTATCACTGTTCGCGTGGGAGAATTTTCAGGTGTTGAAGAAGAGGCCTTTAGTTTTGCCTTTGAAGTATATAAAAAAGAACACCCTCTTTTTAAAGAAGCGGTTTTAAAACTGGAAAAAGTACCTGCCCTTAAAAGATGCCTCAATTGCGGGGAAGAATTTAGCTATTTTCAACAAAGGGTCTGCCCTCGTTGCCAGAAAGAAGAAATAATCTACACTGGTGGCGAAGAACTAGAAATTGCCAAACTTGAACTTTTAGTGGAGGATTAAAAATGTGTGAACACTGTGGTTGTAACCAAAGAAGTCAAG from Thermodesulfatator indicus DSM 15286 harbors:
- a CDS encoding hydrogenase small subunit, whose protein sequence is MNRFLANDLLKLKRRDFLKAATIATAAMGLPSSMISKVEAALKDPARPPVVWLHLVECTGCTEALLRTSHPDVASLILDLISLEYHETLMAAAGHQAEENLERALEKYSGKLICVVEGGVSLKDKGIYCKISGHTTLELLKKVAKHSSMVIAYGTCASFGGVAAASPNPTGVVGVSDVVKDKPLINVPGCPPNGYNLLATIAYILTFNKLPEVDYLKRPKFAYGRKIHDHCERRPHFDEGRFVEQFGDEGHKKGYCLYKVGCKGPVTYANCPVIRFCDAGVWPVSAGHGCIGCTEPDCWDTMIPFYEHVPGTEVPSGMGIVGQAERIGKFALGAAAAGIAVHAAAGVVKKVVTKEKEEE
- a CDS encoding HyaD/HybD family hydrogenase maturation endopeptidase, which encodes MISATIIGLDNILFQDEGFGVHLIKFLKKNYSFPEGFTLIDGGCAGLSLINLIRDKDLVFIVDVYLSDSPPGTLKVFSWEEIENLGGQHFASVHQFGVKDALGLARLYHIRPKTFKAYAVVPESMELGTELSPTLRKNLPLIAERIVKDLRELNFVIREENSLCV
- a CDS encoding HypC/HybG/HupF family hydrogenase formation chaperone; the encoded protein is MKLIEINYPIGIAEAEGVRREINLQLLPQEEIKVGDYVIVHVGFAIQKMSPEEAEETWRLLKQVMEQRYA
- a CDS encoding hydrogenase maturation nickel metallochaperone HypA, translated to MHETSLVIAMCTQIEEMVKAQNAQKVVSITVRVGEFSGVEEEAFSFAFEVYKKEHPLFKEAVLKLEKVPALKRCLNCGEEFSYFQQRVCPRCQKEEIIYTGGEELEIAKLELLVED